In the genome of Altererythrobacter sp. TH136, one region contains:
- the hslV gene encoding ATP-dependent protease subunit HslV — MDERHSAHGLTPWHGTTIIGVKRGDRTVVAGDGQVSMGNTVMKPNARKVRRIGPRDTNGEGAVIAGFAGATADAFTLFERLEKKLEQYSGQLMRAAVELAKDWRTDKYLRNLEALMIVADKDVLLVLTGNGDVLEPEGGIAAIGSGGNYALAAAKALSDYEDDPEKIARRAMQVAAEVCVFTNDRVTVETV, encoded by the coding sequence ATGGATGAGAGACATTCGGCGCACGGCCTGACCCCGTGGCATGGAACCACCATCATCGGCGTCAAGCGCGGGGACCGGACGGTCGTCGCGGGCGACGGTCAGGTGTCGATGGGCAATACCGTCATGAAGCCGAACGCGCGCAAGGTGCGTCGGATCGGCCCCAGGGACACGAACGGGGAAGGCGCCGTCATCGCAGGCTTCGCGGGAGCGACCGCTGACGCCTTCACCCTGTTCGAGCGGCTGGAGAAGAAGCTGGAGCAATACAGCGGCCAGCTGATGCGCGCAGCGGTCGAACTCGCCAAGGACTGGCGCACCGATAAATACCTGCGCAACCTTGAAGCCCTGATGATCGTAGCGGACAAGGACGTGTTGCTGGTGCTGACCGGCAATGGCGATGTGCTGGAGCCGGAAGGCGGGATCGCCGCCATCGGCAGCGGGGGCAATTACGCTCTCGCCGCGGCCAAGGCGTTATCCGATTACGAGGACGATCCCGAAAAGATCGCCCGCCGCGCGATGCAGGTTGCAGCCGAAGTGTGCGTATTTACCAATGACCGCGTGACGGTCGAAACGGTCTGA
- a CDS encoding outer membrane protein assembly factor BamE, translating to MTAVRFLGAGALAAVALAMGGCASIKESRGYIVDQTLTSSIQPGIDNRQSVQGTLGHPSFESQFGQPTWYYVSSRTARRPFSDPKIAEHQVLAVQFDAAGNVANVQRTGLDQVVFLNPDGDETATVGRNRGFFEDLFGNIGAVGAPGAGGAGPTGP from the coding sequence ATGACGGCTGTTCGGTTCCTGGGCGCGGGCGCGCTGGCAGCAGTGGCGCTGGCGATGGGCGGTTGCGCCTCGATCAAGGAGAGCCGCGGCTATATCGTCGACCAGACGCTAACCAGCTCCATCCAGCCGGGTATCGACAATCGGCAGTCGGTTCAGGGTACCCTCGGCCATCCCAGCTTCGAAAGCCAGTTCGGCCAGCCGACCTGGTATTATGTATCGAGCCGTACGGCGCGGCGGCCGTTCTCGGACCCCAAGATTGCCGAACACCAGGTGCTGGCCGTCCAATTCGACGCCGCGGGCAACGTCGCCAATGTGCAGCGCACCGGCCTTGACCAGGTCGTGTTCCTCAATCCGGATGGTGACGAGACCGCGACCGTCGGCCGCAACCGCGGGTTCTTCGAAGACCTGTTCGGAAACATCGGCGCGGTCGGCGCGCCTGGCGCCGGCGGCGCGGGCCCTACCGGCCCCTAA
- a CDS encoding ubiquinol-cytochrome C chaperone family protein produces MTLLHRLFARKPDEREDLRPLWQAIVDEARRPVWYAEFGVEDSVPGRFDMVTAVLAAVLVRMEAAPPLLRSSVYLTELFVHDMDGQLRELGVGDPVVGKHVGKLVGSMGGRLSAYRAGLAGDETALQDAVQRNLTVREGGDVAAVAGCLRDFAGRLARTSDDELVAGKIAR; encoded by the coding sequence ATGACCCTTTTGCACCGACTGTTCGCGCGCAAGCCTGACGAACGCGAAGACCTGCGGCCCCTGTGGCAAGCGATCGTGGACGAGGCGCGTCGTCCCGTCTGGTACGCCGAATTCGGAGTGGAAGATTCGGTCCCCGGGCGGTTCGACATGGTGACTGCGGTGCTTGCAGCGGTGCTGGTGCGAATGGAGGCGGCGCCGCCGCTCCTGCGATCCTCGGTCTACCTGACGGAGCTGTTCGTGCACGACATGGACGGCCAACTGCGCGAACTGGGCGTGGGCGATCCGGTTGTCGGCAAGCACGTGGGCAAGCTGGTGGGATCGATGGGGGGGCGTCTGTCGGCATACCGCGCAGGGCTCGCTGGTGATGAAACCGCCCTGCAAGACGCGGTACAGCGCAACCTGACCGTGCGTGAAGGCGGCGATGTCGCCGCGGTCGCAGGTTGCTTGCGGGACTTCGCCGGTCGGCTCGCGCGAACGTCTGACGACGAATTGGTCGCAGGAAAGATCGCACGGTGA